In Tessaracoccus flavus, the following are encoded in one genomic region:
- a CDS encoding exodeoxyribonuclease VII small subunit yields MTDEKLSYEAARDELLEVVRRLESGGVSLADSMELWQRGEKLADLCQSYLDGAREQVAQQRARSDREADADSKDPVS; encoded by the coding sequence ATGACTGACGAGAAGCTCAGCTACGAAGCAGCCCGCGACGAGTTGCTGGAGGTGGTCCGCCGGCTGGAATCCGGTGGTGTTTCCCTCGCCGACTCGATGGAGCTGTGGCAACGCGGCGAGAAGCTGGCAGACCTCTGCCAGTCCTACCTCGACGGAGCGCGCGAGCAGGTCGCGCAACAGCGGGCCCGGTCGGATCGCGAAGCCGACGCAGATAGCAAGGATCCCGTTTCCTGA
- a CDS encoding DUF4245 domain-containing protein → MAGRNPNARSRDMFISMAVLVLPVLLVVWLFSQEGDVRPEPVDVASVVERAQTQSPYPVLYAQDLGDGWQPVRATWAASGDPFVTSEPAVGNSWQVGYLSPREVYFEVLQRDSQGDTLIADATREGARIGEGVDLAGLSWERYESGDGRTRSLVSTDGDVTSVVSADTDFAELEAFTSALVEAPPQG, encoded by the coding sequence ATGGCCGGACGCAACCCCAATGCTCGCTCACGAGACATGTTCATCTCCATGGCCGTGCTGGTCCTGCCCGTGCTCCTTGTCGTGTGGCTGTTCAGCCAGGAGGGCGACGTGCGTCCTGAGCCGGTCGACGTCGCATCGGTGGTTGAGCGCGCGCAGACGCAGTCGCCCTACCCGGTGCTCTATGCCCAGGACCTGGGGGACGGCTGGCAGCCGGTCCGTGCTACGTGGGCGGCGAGCGGGGATCCGTTCGTGACGTCCGAGCCCGCCGTTGGTAACTCGTGGCAGGTCGGCTACCTCTCCCCGCGCGAGGTGTACTTCGAGGTGCTGCAGCGCGACTCGCAGGGTGACACTCTCATCGCCGACGCCACGCGCGAGGGCGCAAGGATCGGCGAGGGTGTCGATCTGGCCGGTCTCTCGTGGGAACGCTACGAGAGCGGCGACGGGCGGACCCGCAGCCTGGTGAGTACGGATGGCGACGTCACCTCGGTCGTCTCGGCGGACACGGATTTCGCGGAACTCGAGGCGTTCACGTCGGCGCTCGTGGAGGCACCACCCCAGGGCTGA
- a CDS encoding PhoH family protein: MLNASTQTSPSVVPAPTTIRTYVIDTSVLLSDPRAILRFAEHNVVLPLVVITELEAKRHHPELGFFARTALRLLDDLRARHGRLDTPLATNDQGGNLRVELNHTDPASLPAGFRLGDNDSRILAVALNYANEGHDVVLVTKDLPLRVKAAAVGLGAEEYRNELPLQAGYTGMTEVDVTTDTVSALYDEGVVTVDVDAPVHSGVVLHAPGSSALGRKLPDGRIRLIQQDGEVFGIHGRSAEQRVALDLLMDDSIGIVSLGGRAGTGKSALALCAGLDAVMEQSKHSKVMVFRPLYPVGGQDLGYLPGTNEEKMQPWGQAVFDTLSSVTNKYVIDELLAREMIEVLPLTHIRGRSLHDAFIIVDEAQSLERNVLLTVLSRIGQNSRVVLTHDVAQRDNLRVGRHDGVVAVVEKLKGHPLFAHVTLTRSERSPIAALVTELLEVDELR, encoded by the coding sequence GTGCTCAACGCGTCCACCCAGACTTCCCCCTCCGTGGTCCCCGCCCCGACGACCATCCGTACCTACGTCATCGATACCTCAGTCCTGCTGTCCGACCCGCGGGCCATCCTGCGGTTCGCCGAGCACAACGTCGTGCTCCCGCTCGTGGTCATCACCGAACTGGAGGCCAAGCGCCACCACCCCGAACTCGGGTTCTTCGCCCGCACGGCCCTGCGGCTGCTCGACGACCTACGCGCCCGGCACGGCCGGCTGGACACACCCCTGGCCACGAACGACCAGGGCGGCAATCTGCGCGTCGAGCTCAACCACACCGATCCGGCGTCGCTCCCGGCCGGATTCCGGCTCGGCGACAACGACAGCCGCATCCTCGCCGTCGCGCTCAACTACGCGAACGAGGGCCACGACGTCGTCCTCGTCACCAAGGATCTTCCGCTCCGGGTGAAGGCCGCGGCGGTCGGGCTCGGCGCGGAGGAATACCGCAACGAACTTCCCCTTCAGGCCGGGTACACCGGCATGACGGAGGTCGACGTGACCACCGACACGGTCTCTGCCCTGTACGACGAGGGCGTGGTCACGGTGGACGTCGACGCCCCGGTGCACAGCGGCGTGGTGCTGCACGCCCCCGGCTCGAGCGCGCTGGGGAGGAAGCTCCCGGACGGTCGGATCCGTCTCATCCAGCAGGACGGCGAGGTGTTCGGGATCCACGGTCGTTCCGCCGAACAGCGCGTCGCTCTGGACCTGCTCATGGACGACTCGATCGGCATTGTGAGCCTGGGAGGCCGGGCGGGGACGGGCAAGTCCGCGCTCGCCCTCTGCGCCGGACTCGACGCGGTGATGGAACAGAGCAAGCACTCCAAGGTCATGGTGTTCAGGCCGCTGTACCCCGTCGGGGGCCAGGATCTCGGCTACCTCCCCGGCACGAACGAGGAGAAGATGCAGCCGTGGGGACAGGCCGTGTTCGACACGCTCAGCTCGGTGACCAACAAGTACGTCATCGACGAGCTGCTGGCCCGCGAGATGATCGAGGTTCTGCCGCTGACCCACATCCGCGGACGCAGCCTGCACGACGCCTTCATCATCGTTGACGAGGCACAGTCTCTGGAACGCAACGTTCTCCTGACCGTCCTCTCGCGGATAGGCCAGAATTCACGGGTCGTCCTCACCCACGACGTGGCCCAGCGCGACAACCTCCGGGTTGGTCGCCATGACGGCGTCGTGGCCGTCGTGGAGAAACTCAAGGGCCACCCTCTCTTCGCGCACGTGACCCTGACGCGCTCCGAGCGCTCGCCGATCGCGGCACTGGTGACCGAGCTGCTCGAGGTGGACGAGCTCCGGTAG
- the trhA gene encoding PAQR family membrane homeostasis protein TrhA has product MSVRETTLEALSAPAEKPRLRGWLHLGMSPIVLIVGLAFTVFAPTLTGRIGAGIYTLAAVQLFGTSAAYHRGTWSERLNSIFRRIDHSNIFVFIAGTYTPLTLTLLDGQSRWTLLVLIWSIALLGVLFRILWLGAPRWLYTVLYVGMGWAAVGWLGQFWSNGGATIVSLIAAGGLVYTVGAVAYATKRPALNPTWFGFHEVFHACTVIAAVLHAVAIGLALFANA; this is encoded by the coding sequence ATGAGTGTACGAGAGACCACCCTGGAGGCGCTCAGCGCGCCCGCCGAGAAGCCGAGGTTGCGCGGCTGGCTCCACCTCGGCATGTCACCGATCGTGCTCATCGTCGGGCTGGCGTTCACCGTCTTCGCCCCGACCCTGACCGGGCGTATCGGAGCCGGGATCTACACTCTGGCCGCGGTCCAACTCTTCGGCACCAGCGCGGCCTATCATCGCGGGACCTGGTCCGAGCGCCTCAACTCGATCTTCCGGCGCATCGACCACTCGAACATCTTCGTCTTCATCGCCGGCACCTACACTCCCCTCACCCTCACGCTCCTGGACGGGCAATCGCGGTGGACCCTGCTCGTCCTCATCTGGAGCATCGCCCTGCTCGGCGTCTTGTTCCGGATCCTGTGGCTGGGCGCACCGCGATGGTTGTACACCGTGCTGTACGTGGGCATGGGCTGGGCCGCGGTCGGCTGGCTGGGGCAGTTCTGGTCGAATGGCGGGGCGACCATCGTCTCCCTCATCGCGGCCGGCGGTCTGGTGTACACAGTCGGCGCTGTTGCCTACGCCACCAAGCGGCCCGCGCTCAACCCCACCTGGTTCGGATTCCACGAGGTGTTCCACGCCTGCACGGTCATCGCGGCGGTGCTCCACGCCGTCGCCATCGGCCTCGCTCTGTTCGCGAACGCCTAA
- a CDS encoding isoprenyl transferase translates to MSWVNRFVDRTWPPKWLYAWYERRELDRLDKSSLPRHVAVLADGNRRWARMNAPGLPLVAGYQAGAAKLMEFVNWCDEAGIQVVTLWVLSTDNLQRAGAEELDPLLQVIQQLVEDLAASRRWRVRAVGALELLPPEIAHSLVASADATRGSSGMQVNVAVAYGGRQELLDAVRSLLSARAADGATLEEVADTLASDEISSHLYTKGQPDPDLIIRTSGEQRLSGFLLWQSAHSEFYFCEALWPDFRRVDFVRALRAYSQRERRFGR, encoded by the coding sequence ATGTCGTGGGTGAACCGGTTCGTGGATCGCACCTGGCCGCCTAAGTGGCTCTACGCCTGGTACGAGCGCCGCGAGCTCGATCGCCTCGACAAGTCCAGTCTTCCACGGCATGTGGCCGTGCTGGCCGACGGTAACCGACGCTGGGCGCGCATGAACGCCCCGGGTCTGCCGTTGGTGGCCGGATATCAGGCCGGCGCGGCCAAACTGATGGAGTTCGTGAACTGGTGCGATGAAGCCGGCATCCAGGTGGTGACGCTCTGGGTCTTGTCGACGGACAATCTGCAGCGCGCCGGTGCCGAGGAGCTGGATCCCTTGCTGCAGGTCATCCAGCAGCTCGTCGAGGACCTGGCAGCCTCCCGTCGCTGGCGGGTGCGGGCCGTCGGGGCATTGGAGCTGTTGCCGCCCGAGATCGCTCACTCGCTGGTCGCCTCCGCCGACGCCACTCGCGGGTCCTCTGGGATGCAGGTCAACGTCGCCGTCGCCTACGGGGGCCGTCAGGAGCTGCTTGACGCCGTCCGTTCCCTCCTCTCGGCCAGAGCCGCGGACGGTGCGACGCTGGAGGAAGTGGCGGACACGCTGGCGAGCGACGAGATCTCCTCCCACCTCTACACCAAGGGGCAGCCCGACCCTGACCTGATCATCCGGACCTCGGGGGAGCAGCGTCTCTCGGGCTTCCTGCTGTGGCAGTCGGCGCACAGCGAGTTCTACTTCTGCGAGGCGCTCTGGCCGGATTTCCGCCGGGTCGACTTCGTCCGGGCTCTGCGCGCCTACTCCCAGCGGGAGCGCAGGTTCGGCCGCTGA